In Sparus aurata chromosome 2, fSpaAur1.1, whole genome shotgun sequence, a single genomic region encodes these proteins:
- the atm gene encoding serine-protein kinase ATM isoform X4, whose translation MMSLPLQELLVCCKGLESDKATERKKVAEQLKRFIRNPETVQELDRSSGSKDKGSKLLTWDGVFRYLQRYVQKETENVKTLKSNVTATTMANRQKKMTELCSLIKFFIRYANKRGPRLTCSELLRHVIEVLQNSYSSSAYGQDYSSILLKDIFSVRKYWCEITSQQWHDLLDLYCHLFNSSSKSINRVLVSRVIHTVVQGCCTQTEGFNNTLFSFFSKALLNAKQERQLSILEHLVSALNIFLRSAAMNCRMRVCHLGEELLPSVLYVWMDMMPSVALKEGIVEFLNLQMCAHHPKGAKTQDTGAHAEDWTKWRSLLYNLYDALLKEISHIGSRGKYVTGSRHIAVKDNLIKLTADICHQLFSDDNDTHVLEVTQASLRGTHMGSPTHGAARKRRRIELGWEVIRDHLQPHHNDFDIIPWLQITAVLASKYPSMVPGQELVPLLSVLYQLLTEQKRGERGPYVLRCLREVARCQAHYPERAQVYRPELGRLWGRMWALALRGVSSPQTEALCLDLLSSIIHGGLISMDRELWKLFSGSACKPSLSAALCLAQALLKCPVPKSLSSSSGWDCVGVTEGSASPNLKETLLAWLLMTNQSDEMEESTRPHPIICRDFPHNLIANILVSLTLKDTRSGLKFLLGTEEVQSAFLQEQTTSNAKDNLEEIESLYLQFSFNTLPSVMAGTDESTKTALAEGQFAAVPGLRNKLEQSLLCVADNLLNCYSPDTPSTPPECLVRCFSLLTGVLAGYVSTGFLTEEEACRSQLFTKAKTLAQDFSGFVSSVKVKMKEEGTMSALRSVMKLCTQSASRKNKDKVSPISSSLFIMILPAGLLSELAEIIKLLLSSVSKRVTVVDEDDHMDDDLEVTRTQQGDGSDLFDEDIESSSSSSNGHHRKQGDNSDASCGPGAKSLLADDHLAQQDVAVLSVLEFLCECGSVQPVHGLLFKPQEVRRRLLLLVEQIDFSKALHLNMYLVLLKKLPAEDSLSPEEFDALLRPLADVCGRYRQDQEICAAVLLGLLPSIRSLGTTHHPPEELRHVQGSVLQVVSGFCFLSQTGKCRAAVRTALVRCLVALLEADPCGKWAVLSIRGKDTDEDLPVSAILPSHLADAHHQVRMLVALSVERLFLEMRPEHPEKRKMLPLKHQQAAFETVYLKAQEGMRLPKSSSAEDQQDESFNRKAALLKSLSVVMCCSPVCEKQSLFALFQSYKENNIEEQLIKKMLCSVSRALGYRSVKTFVSCHLYYLVAEWLAQRQSDDRYTLGSFPYTLLDHDTVKDFYNSSYQVLIPHLVILDDFEQVKSIGRCLMKDWKQLLADCFPKIMVNILPYFALSGQDAQVAQQREKAHRVYDLLKDADCLGKQEIDNLIHSNLADIVVELLMTLYEGSGAEEDRGDLKRFVGELDPAPNPPYFSSYVIKATLDYLSKCHSANHKSLVAILSKTPISIQRILLAVCEREAETTNSYERHRILLMYHLFVNLLLKEVKDGLGGAWAFVLRDIIYTLIHHINSRPAQCDEVSNRSLSLCCDLLTSVCQAALQFCDDALDCHLQVIVGTLTAQVTSRPAVSQQVLSLLRFLVIENQQKLKGAISRLEPFPNLPEFRELRSVQHTLKYNTGTFTLRQEIAHFLSVTSCDSLPLTRLEGLKELTRQLHDNKGQIRELLKECHAEPSNSVLVKLVLSLLQLCKLAANHPGGADILEAAGSCLGELGPVDFSTIALLHGRDPLYEKAVSLFIATEYQCVFIVLNCMNDALTNQRIEVRQAAAQCVKNVLATQSGVDFWEQHKDNRDPMLAYLNPFRKSKKKVAAVSPEQSSGAREKLESQVFWIPKAGGHKAWLKALCTALLDSGALRSEALLLSRPLCLVWVDCCQRLLPLIIHSILLDDFDGLWRESLSSHIQDFFSFCCRSAQASSRSATPLNSDSESDTASQGLYDKTSLRTMLAVVDYLRHQQRPVTADSSCGTVCDSNFWLELNYLEVAKAAQSCSAHFTALLYTEIYVDKTKANMEESRRTKSRATRKINFEDNSQILTISSLTEKSVEDTNISLQELLIEVYRSIGEPDSLYGCGGETMTSPLTRIRTYEHEAMWGKALTSYDLHSTLPEVTRQVGIVEGLQNFGLSGILATYLRGLESEGVEWGAELRELRFQAAWRNTQWDCELSGRSEKSKAGFHESMFCSLQALRDKEFSIFDETLKQARGAEVEELCRGSLEAVSSLYPALRNLHTIRELESVKQLFSRPFLDGTLREVCSQWKQHSQLLTDSDFALVEPILAARSVAQHTLMSRAGDPDSTQYLSSVLTDHLMELCRLARKAGNTQLAERAVFQMKQQGGRGSWASSPVSSWQLEEAQVFWAKGEQGLALGLLRQMISNLEEKVDSNPAVVPVYTECLRLCGNWLAETCLENPGVILENYLERAVEVIEEDSGVHRDSRLQSQRTEAFLSLARFSDAQYQSIDKYMNSSEFENKQALLHKAKEEVDLIRENKITDNRYTIKVKKELQLDETAQSKLQSDKQRFLCKAVENYIQCLEQGEEHDTWVFRLASLWLENADVKAVNDMMKKGVKKIPSHKFLPLMYQLAARMGTKMATGISEDTGFHDVLNDLICRASLEHPHHTLFIIFALVNANKDENFSKSRLSKSARQQPSPLDLERSDVAKKIINSIKKKRAEMIRGIERLCDAYITLAYMDASRHKTEKKAIPIPADQPIMQIKDLDEVVIPTMEIKVDPSGCYDNLVTVRSFMPHYRLVGGVNLPKIIDCVGSDGKSRRQLVKGKDDLRQDAVMQQVFSMCSMLLQRNTDTRKRKLNIRRYKVVPFSQCSGVLEWCSGTVPIGEFLVEANKGAHKRFRPRDWTNLACRKKMMEAQYDEKLQAFSEVCKNFKPVFRYFCMERFLDPAVWMEKRLAYTRSVATSSIVGYIVGLGDRHIQNILIDEQTAELVHIDLGVAFEQGKILPTPETVPFRLSRDIVDGMGITGVEGVFRRCCEKTMEVMRSSQEAVLTIVEVLLYDPLFDWTMNPLKAFYLQHDEQQELNATLGSTVGGDDIDSRRKSSDSQSFNKVATRVLLRLQEKLKGVEEGTVLSVGGQVNLLIQQAMDPKNLSRLFPGWQAWV comes from the exons ATGATGAGTCTGCCTCTTCAAGAGCTCCTGGTCTGCTGCAAGGGGCTGGAGAGTGACAAAGCTACAGAGAGGAAG AAAGTAGCGGAGCAGTTGAAACGGTTCATCCGAAATCCAGAGACTGTGCAAGAGTTGGATCGCTCATCCGGATCCAAAGATAAAGGCTCCAAGCTACTCACATGGGATGGCGTTTTCAG ATACCTGCAGCGTTATGTCCAGAAGGAGACAGAAAACGTGAAAACGCTTAAATCCAACGTCACAGCGACTACAATGGCCAACCGGCAGAAGAAGATGACTGAACTGTGCAGCTTGATCAAATTCTTCATTCGCTACGCAAACAAAC GCGGGCCTCGTCTAACCTGCAGTGAGTTGCTGAGACATGTGATCGAGGTCCTGCAGAATTCGTACAGCTCTTCAGCCTATGGACAAGATTACAGCAGCATCCTATTAAAGGACATCTTCTCTGTCCGCAAATACTGGTGTGAAATCACTTCACAGCAGTGGCACG ATCTTTTGGACTTGTACTGTCACTTGTTCAACTCTTCATCCAAGTCCATCAACCGTGTTTTGGTGAGCAGAGTCATCCACACAGTGGTGCAGGGCTGCTGCACGCAGACTGAAGGATTCAACAACACCCTGTTCAGCTTCTTCTCCAAAGCACTGCTAAATGCCAA GCAGGAGAGACAGTTGTCTATATTGGAGCACCTCGTCTCTGCTCTCAACATCTTCTTGAGATCCGCGGCCATGAACTGTCGGATGAGGGTGTGTCACCTTGGGGAGGAGCTGCTGCCTTCCGTACTGTATGTCTGGATGGATATGATGCCCAGTGTGGCTCTCAAAGAGGGGATAGTGGAGTTCTTGAACCTGCAGATGTGTGCTCACCACCCCAAAGGAGCCAAGACACAGGATACAG GTGCTCATGCTGAGGACTGGACCAAGTGGAGGAGTCTGCTGTACAACCTATATGATGCCTTATTGAAAGAAATAAGTCACATAGGCAGCAGAGGGAAGTACGTCACAGGGAGCCGACACATAGCCGTCAAAGACAATCTCATCAAGCTCACAGCTGACATCTGTCATCAG CTTTTCAGTGACGACAATGACACCCACGTATTGGAGGTGACCCAAGCCTCTCTCAGAGGTACCCACATGGGCAGTCCCACGCATGGAGCAGCCAGAAAACGAAGGCGCATCGAGCTGGGCTGGGAGGTCATCAGGGATCATCTGCAGCCTCACCATAATGACTTTGATATCATACCATG GTTGCAGATCACTGCAGTGCTCGCTTCCAAGTACCCGTCCATGGTGCCCGGCCAGGAGCTGGTCCCGCTGCTGTCAGTGTTGTACCAGCTCCTCACCGAGcagaagaggggagagagggggccGTACGTGCTGCGCTGTCTGAGGGAGGTGGCCCGGTGCCAGGCTCACTACCCAGAGAGGGCCCAGGTTTACAGGCCAGAGCTGGGCAGGCTGTGGGGTCGGATGTGGGCCTTGGCACTGCGAGGGGTCAGCTCACCCCAGACAGAGGCTCTCTGCCTGGACCTGCTGAGCTCTATCATCCACGGTGGACTGATCAGTATGGACAGGGAACTCTGGAAGCTGTTCTCTGGATCAGCATGTAAACCGTCTCT GAGTGCGGCTCTCTGTCTAGCCCAGGCCCTGCTGAAGTGTCCGGTCCCTAAAAGTCTCAGCTCGAGCTCAGGCTGGGACTGTGTGGGGGTCACAGAGGGATCTGCATCCCCTAACCTGAAGGAGACCCTACTAGCATGGCTGCTGATGACCAATCAGAGCGATGAGATGGAGGAGAGCACAAGACCACACCCCATCATTTGCAG AGACTTTCCTCACAATCTAATAGCCAACATCTTGGTCTCCCTGACCTTGAAAGACACAAGAAGTGGCCTGAAGTTTCTGCTGGGTACTGAAGAGGTACAAAG TGCCTTCCTTCAAGAACAAACCACATCCAATGCCAAAGACAACCTGGAAGAGATCGAGAGTCTCTACCTGCAGTTCAGCTTCAACACGCTGCCCTCAGTGATGGCAGGGACTGATGAGTCAACAAAGACGGCTTTAGCTGAGGGCCAGTTCGCTGCCGTCCCTGGCCTGAGAAACAAGTTGGAGCAATCCCTGCTTTGTGTGGCTGACAACCTTCTCAACTGCTACTCTCCGGAT ACTCCGTCCACCCCTCCAGAGTGTCTGGTCCGCTGTTTCAGTCTACTGACTGGTGTTCTGGCAGGTTACGTCTCCACTGGGTTTCTGACTGAGGAGGAGGCCTGCCGCTCACAGCTCTTCACAAAAGCCAAG ACTCTGGCCCAGGACTTCAGCGGTTTCGTATCTAGTGTGAAGGTGAAGATGAAAGAGGAAGGGACCATGAGCGCTCTGAGATCCGTCATGAAGCTCTGCACTCAGTCAGCCAGCAGGAAAAACAAG GATAAAGTTTCTCCCATCTCCTCCAGTCTGTTCATTATGATCCTGCCTGCTGGTCTCCTCAGTGAACTGGCTGAGATCATCAAACTGTTG tTAAGCAGCGTTTCTAAGAGAGTCACTGTTGTGGATGAAGACGATCATATGGATGATGACTTGGAAGTGACCAGAACTCAACAAGGGGACGGCAGTGATCTGTTTGATGAGGACATagagtccagcagcagcagcagcaatggGCACCACAGAAAGCAGGGAGACAACAGTGATGCTTCCTGTGGGCCAG GTGCAAAGAGTCTGCTAGCAGATGACCATCTGGCCCAACAGGACGTGGCTGTCCTTTCAGTCTTggagtttctgtgtgagtgtggcTCCGTGCAGCCGGTCCACGGTCTGCTCTTCAAGCCGCAGGAGGTGCGgcgcaggctgctgctgctggtggagcagaTAGACTTCAGCAAAGCCCTGCACCTCAACATG TATCTGGTCCTGTTGAAGAAGCTTCCTGCTGAGGACTCGCTCTCTCCAGAGGAATTCGATGCACTGCTTCGTCCTCTGGC GGATGTGTGTGGTCGGTACCGTCAGGACCAAGAGATCTGTGCTGCTGTTCTGCTGGGTCTGTTACCCTCCATCAGAAGTCTGGGAACGACCCACCACCCGCCAGAGGAATTGAGACACGTTCAGGGATCGGTGCTACAAGTGGTGTCTGGCTTCTG tttcctgagCCAAACGGGGAAATGCAGGGCTGCTGTACGGACTGCTTTAGTGCGATGTCTGGTTGCTTTGCTGGAG GCTGACCCGTGTGGTAAGTGGGCAGTTTTAAGTATCAGAGGGAAGGACACAGATGAAGACCTCCCAGTGTCTGCCATCCTTCCGTCTCACCTCGCAGATGCCCACCACCAAGTCCGCATGCTGGTGGCCTTGTCAGTGGAGAG GTTGTTTCTGGAGATGAGGCCGGAGCATccagagaagaggaagatgcTGCCGCTGAAACACCAGCAGGCAGCTTTTGAGACCGTTTATCTGAAGGCTCAGGAAGGAATGAGGCTCCCA AAAAGCAGCTCTGCAGAGGACCAGCAGGACGAATCATTTAACCGCAAGGCCGCCCTGCTCAAGAGTTTGTCTGTTGTGATGTGTTGTAGCCCCGTCTGTGAGAAACAGTCCCTGTTTGCCCTCTTCCAGTCCTACAAGGAGAACAACATAGAGGAACAGCTCATCAAAAAG ATGCTGTGCAGTGTATCCAGAGCGCTGGGCTACAGGAGCGTCAAGACATTTGTCAGTTGTCACCTGTACTACTTGGTTGCCGAGTGGCTCGCGCAGAGACAGTCTGACGACCGCTACACTCTTGGATCTTTCCCCTACACCCTCCTAGACCACGACACAGTCAAAGACTTCTATAA CTCCTCCTACCAGGTGTTGATCCCCCACCTGGTCATCCTGGACGACTTTGAGCAGGTGAAGTCTATCGGCAGGTGTCTGATGAAGGACTGGAAGCAGTTATTGGCCGACTGTTTCCCCAAGATCATGGTCAACATCCTGCCATACTTCGCCCTGTCTGGTCAGGATGCGCAGGTCGCGCAGCAGCGAGAGAAGGCCCACAGAGTGTACGACCTTCTCAAAGACGCCGACTGTCTCGGCAAACAG GAAATTGACAACCTGATCCACAGCAACTTGGCGGACATAGTGGTGGAACTGCTGATGACTCTGTATGAGGGGAGtggagcagaggaggacagaggagaccTGAAACGCTTCGTAGG GGAACTGGACCCTGCACCAAACCCACCATACTTCAGCTCTTATGTCATTAAAGCGACTCTGGACTACCTCAGCAAGTGCCACAGTGCCAACCACAAGTCTTTGGTCGCCATTCTGTCAAAAACTCCG ATTTCTATCCAGAGGATTCTGCTGGCGGTGTgtgaaagagaagcagagacaaCCAACAGCTATGAGCGCCATCGCATCCTCCTCATGTACCACCTGTTTGTCAACCTGCTGCTCAAAGAGGTGAAGGACGGCCTGGGAGGAGCCTGGGCCTTCGTCCTCAGAGACATCATCTACACCCTCATTCACCACATCAACAGCAG ACCGGCTCAATGCGATGAGGTTTCCAACAGAAGCCTCTCTCTGTGCTGCGACCTGTTGACCTCTGTGTGTCAGGCGGCTCTGCAGTTCTGTGACGACGCTCTAGACTGCCACCTGCAGGTCATCGTTGGGACTCTCACAGCTCAGGTGACGAGCCGGCCTGCCGTCTCACAGCAG GTGCTCAGTCTGCTGCGGTTTCTTGTGATAGAAAACCAGCAGAAGCTAAAAGGAGCCATCAGCAGGTTGGAGCCTTTTCCTAACCTCCCTGAATTCAGAGAGCTGCGGTCCGTGCAGCACACGCTCAAATATAACACTGGGACATTCACGCTCAGACAG GAGATAGCCCACTTCCTGTCAGTGACGTCCTGCGACTCCCTACCTCTGACCAGACTCGAGGGGCTGAAGGAGCTGACCAGACAGCTGCACGACAACAAGGGACAGATCAGAGAGCTGCTCAAAGAGTGCCACG CTGAACCCTCCAACAGTGTCCTTGTGAAGCTGGTCCTCagcctgctgcagctctgtaagCTGGCAGCCAACCACCCCGGAGGAGCCGACATTCTGG aggcagcaggcagctgtcTGGGAGAGCTGGGTCCTGTGGATTTCTCTACCATCGCCCTGCTTCATGGCAGAGACCCCCTGTACGAAAAGGCCGTGTCGCTCTTCATCGCCACTGAgtatcagtgtgttttcatcGTCCTCAACTGCATGAACGACGCGCTCACTAACCAGCG CATTGAGGTGAGGCAGGCAGCCGCTCAGTGTGTGAAGAACGTCCTCGCCACTCAGTCTGGAGTCGACTTCTGGGAGcaacacaaagacaacagagaCCCCATGCTGGCCTACCTCAACCCCTTCAGAAAGTCCAAGAAGAAG GTGGCAGCTGTGAGTCCTGAGCAGAGTTCGGGGGCCAGGGAGAAGCTGGAGAGTCAGGTGTTTTGGATACCCAAGGCGGGCGGCCACAAGGCCTGGCTGAAGGCCCTGTGCACCGCCCTGCTCGACAGCGGAGCTCTCAGGAGTGAGGCTCTGCTGCTTTCACGACCGCTGTGTCTG GTGTGGGTGGACTGCTGTCAGAGGCTGCTGCCCCTCATCATTCACTCCATCCTTCTGGACGACTTCGACGGCTTGTGGAGGGAGTCGCTCTCCTCCCACATCCAGGACTTCTTCAGCTTCTGTTGCAGAAGTGCTCAGGCCTCCAGTCGGTCTGCCACACCTCTCAACTCTGACTCTG AGTCGGACACTGCCAGCCAGGGCTTGTATGATAAGACTTCTCTGCGTACCATGCTTGCCGTTGTTGACTATCTGAGGCACCAGCAGCGACCAGTGACAGCTGACAG CTCCTGTGGCACAGTGTGCGACTCAAACTTCTGGCTGGAGCTGAATTACCTGGAGGTGGCCAAAGCTGCTCAGTCCTGCTCTGCACATTTCACCGCTCTGCTGTACACTGAGATCTATGTCGACAAGACCAAAGCGAACATGGAGGAGAGTCGCAG GACCAAGTCGAGAGCAACACGCAAGATCAATTTTGAGGACAACAGCCAGATCCTCACCATCTCCAGCCTGACTGAGAAGAGTGTGGAAGACACCAACATTAGTCTGCAG GAGCTGCTCATTGAGGTGTATCGGAGCATCGGAGAGCCTGATAGTCTGTACGGCTGCGGTGGGGAGACGATGACCAGTCCACTGACAAG GATTCGAACCTATGAGCATGAGGCCATGTGGGGGAAGGCCCTGACTTCGTACGACCTCCACTCTACTCTGCCTGAGGTCACTCGACAAGTGGGGATTGTTGAG GGCCTGCAGAACTTTGGTCTGAGCGGCATCCTAGCCACCTACCTGAGGGGTCTGGAGAGCGAAGGGGTGGAGTGGGGAGCGGAGCTGAGAGAGCTGCGCTTCCAGGCCGCCTGGAGGAACACACAGTGGGACTGTGAGCTGTCGGGAAG gagTGAGAAATCCAAAGCTGGCTTCCATGAATCCATGTTTTGTTCCCTGCAAGCGCTGAGAGACAAAGAGTTCTCCATATTTGACGAGACTTTGAAACAGGCCAG GGGTGCTGAGGTGGAAGAGCTGTGCAGGGGCAGTCTGGAGGCCGTGTCCTCTCTGTACCCGGCTCTCAGGAACCTGCACACCATCAGGGAGCTGGAGAGTGTCAAACAGCTCTTTTCCAG GCCCTTCTTAGACGGGACTCTCAGGGAGGTTTGTAGCCAGTGGAAGCAGCACTCCCAGCTCCTCACCGACAGCGACTTTGCGTTGGTGGAGCCCATCCTGGCCGCCCGTTCTGTGGCCCAGCACACCCTGATGTCCAGGGCGGGAGACCCTGACAGCACCCAGTACCTCAGCTCGGTGCTCACTGACCACCTCATGGAGCTCTGCCGGCTGGCTCGCAAGGCCGGGAACACACAG CTGGCAGAGCGGGCGGTCTTCCAGATGAAGCAGCAGGGTGGTAGAGGGTCCTGGGCGTCATCCCCTGTGTCGTCATGGCAACTGGAGGAAGCCCAGGTGTTCTGGGCTAAGGGAGAGCAGGGACTGGCTCTGGGCCTACTGAGACAGATGATCAGCAACCTTGAGGAAAAG GTGGATTCAAACCCTGCAGTGGTCCCGGTGTACACCGAGTGCCTCAGGCTGTGTGGTAACTGGCTGGCTGAGACGTGCCTGGAAAACCCGGGAGTGATACTGGAGAACTACCTCGAGAGG GCGGTGGAGGTGATCGAGGAGGACTCAGGAGTTCATCGGGACTCCCGGCTGCAGAGTCAGAGGACCGAGGCCTTCCTGTCTCTGGCCCGCTTCTCCGACGCTCAGTACCAGAGCATCGACAAGTACATGAACTCGTCTGAGTTTGAGAACAAGCAGGCGCTGCTGCACAAGGCCAAAGAGGAGGTGGACCTGATAAGGGAGAATAAAATAACAGACAATCg GTACACGATAAAGGTGAAGAAAGAGCTGCAGCTGGACGAGACGGCCCAGTCCAAACTGCAGTCGGACAAACAGCGCTTCCTGTGTAAGGCGGTGGAGAACTACATCCAGTGTCTGGAGCAGGGCGAGGAGCACGACACCTGGGTGTTCCGCCTGGCTTCACTCTGGCTGGAGAACGCTGACGTGAAGGCAGTTAATGACATGATGAAG AAAGGGGTGAAGAAGATCCCTTCCCACAAGTTTCTGCCTCTCATGTATCAGCTGGCTGCTCGCATGGGGACCAAGATGGCAACCGGCATCAGTGAGGACACTGGCTTCCATGATGTCCTCAATGAC CTGATCTGCCGAGCGTCTCTGGAGCACCCTCACCACACGCTCTTCATCATCTTCGCCCTCGTGAACGCCAACAAAGACGAGAACTTCAGCAAGAGCCGCTTGTCGAAGAGCGCAAGACAGCAGCCCTCACCATTAGACCTG GAGCGTTCAGATGTGGCCAAGAAGATCATCAACTCCATCAAGAAGAAGAGAGCGGAGATGATCCGAGGGATCGAGCGTCTGTGCGACGCCTACATCACTCTGGCTTATATGGACGCCAGCAGGCACAAGACTGAGAAGA AGGCCATTCCCATCCCTGCTGACCAGCCCATCATGCAAATCAAAGACCTGGATGAGGTTGTCATCCCCACAATGGAGATCAAG GTGGATCCATCCGGTTGCTATGACAACCTGGTGACTGTCAGATCCTTCATGCCCCACTATCGCCTGGTCGGAGGAGTCAACCTGCCCAAGATCATCGACTGTGTCGGCTCCGACGGTAAGAGCAGGAGACAGCTGGTCAAG GGTAAGGACGACCTGCGGCAGGATGCAGTGATGCAGCAGGTCTTCAGCATGTGCTCCATGCTGCTGCAGCGCAACACGGACACCCGCAAGAGGAAGCTCAACATCAGACGATacaag GTGGTGCCGTTCTCACAGTGTAGTGGCGTGTTAGAGTGGTGTTCAGGCACCGTGCCTATTGGGGAGTTTCTGGTGGAGGCCAATAAAGGAGCTCACAAACGCTTCAGACCCCGGGACTGGACCAACCTAGCCTGCCGCAAGAAGATGATG GAGGCTCAGTATGATGAGAAGCTCCAGGCCTTCAGCGAGGTGTGCAAGAACTTCAAGCCCGTCTTCAGGTACTTCTGCATGGAGCGATTCCTGGACCCCGCGGTGTGGATGGAGAAACGGCTGGCTTACACTCGCAGCGTGGCCACTTCCTCTATAG TCGGCTACATCGTAGGCCTGGGTGACCGACACATCCAGAATATTCTGATTGATGAGCAGACCGCTGAGCTGGTGCACATCGATTTAG GTGTGGCCTTTGAGCAGGGGAAGATCCTTCCCACCCCGGAGACCGTCCCCTTCAGACTCTCCAGAGATATTGTGGACGGAATGGGCATCACTGGAGTGGAGGGAGTTTTCAGGAG ATGTTGTGAGAAGACGATGGAGGTGATGAGGAGCTCTCAGGAAGCAGTGCTGACCATTGTCGAG GTGCTGCTGTATGATCCTCTGTTCGACTGGACCATGAACCCCCTGAAGGCCTTCTACCTGCAGCACGACGAACAGCAGGAGCTCAACGCCACACTCGGCTCCACTGTGGGGGGAGATGACATAGACAGCCGCCGTAAATCCAG TGACAGCCAGAGCTTCAACAAAGTGGCGACGCGGGTGCTGCTGAGGCTGCAGGAGAAGCTgaagggggtggaggaggggacGGTGCTCAGCGTGGGGGGGCAGGTCAACCTGCTCATCCAGCAGGCCATGGACCCAAAGAACCTCAGCAGACTGTTCCCGGGCTGGCAGGCCTGGGTGTAG